Proteins found in one Drosophila busckii strain San Diego stock center, stock number 13000-0081.31 chromosome 2R, ASM1175060v1, whole genome shotgun sequence genomic segment:
- the LOC108595270 gene encoding auxilin-related protein 1, whose amino-acid sequence MPFGRKSPLEALALPGVMLAYKYSQFRQRRREAASRRVTERELSALHHKIDKLLSKLEEESEPDPPTSQEDECVICINARATMQTSPCGHRVVCRRCFVKTIQSAVAQRLLPLRCVICRARVNRLTSSSGSWRIQESASSYSMGAKSWSSASVRAGGVVASASSYSMNDAHSEHHAFQQPTLRRAAAGARHPYQSDSLYSMSSTGSVGSTLSGYSHYSKTSSITSSGACSPASPAAAADRVRSNHLAPPMSQHQQQQQQLHSPSGSGSSSVGSLSPREPLAQHSHHHGGCPSGCSGAVPRKPLHTLSQTASASSCSSSSSSSSGGGSGSGAMTPLPMPTHTYPGRRHIKSRLLDLQNRLPPIKEFRSPAKVPHPSPVHVSNPRFRYASYTKSSGHELAPLLRESASPPPPRRPSPMNIQLSCSALAPPPLKAGGAKIVPLTSKHALPKNAYVMPKDKKPAGAAASSSSAGKLPSSVNNKSSAAAPVAANAAGKPHSSASSRSFPLFASSSSSNNNNNNNNNKEKADNKKNESVERKKKDEKLKLKAEKEARKEEKRLAKEEERLAKLHAKEEKKRGKKEAKELLLANDGNNKK is encoded by the exons GACAAGCTGCTGAGCAAACTGGAGGAGGAGAGCGAACCAGATCCGCCAACTTCTCAAGAAGACGAATGCGTCATCTGCATCAATGCACGCGCCACCATGCAGACCTCGCCCTGTGGCCATCGCGTCGTctgccgtcgctgctttgtCAAGACCATACAGAGCGCTGTAGCGCAACgtctgctgccgctgcgctgcGTCATCTGTCGCGCGCGCGTCAATAGGCTGACCTCGTCGTCGGGCAGCTGGCGCATACAGGAGTCGGCCAGCAGCTACTCCATGGGTGCCAAAAGCTGGAGCTCAGCGAGCGTGCGCGCCGGCGGCGTCGTAGCCTCCGCTAGCTCCTACTCCATGAACGATGCGCACAGCGAGCATCATGCATTCCAGCAGCCAACGCTGCGtcgcgcagcagcaggcgccaGACATCCCTATCAGTCGGATAGCTTGTACTCAATGAGCTCCACCGGCTCGGTGGGCTCCACTTTGAGCGGCTATTCGCACTACTCCAAGACGTCTTCCATAACCAGCAGTGGCGCCTGCTCGCCAGCCTCGCCAGCTGCCGCAGCGGACAGAGTGCGCAGCAATCATCTAGCGCCGCCTATGtcgcagcatcagcagcagcagcagcagctgcattctCCATCGGgctctggcagcagcagcgttggctcATTGTCGCCGCGTGAGCCGCTGGCGCAGCACTCACATCATCATGGCGGCTGCCCCAGCGGCTGCTCCGGTGCAGTGCCACGCAAGCCGCTGCATACGCTCAGCCAAACAGCCTCTGCCTCATCctgcagctcaagcagcagcagcagcagtggcggcggcagcggcagcggcgcaaTGACGCCTCTTCCAATGCCCACGCACACTTATCCAGGCAGGCGGCATATCAAGAGTCGACTGCTGGATCTGCAAAATCGACTGCCACCCATCAAGGAGTTTCGCAGTCCTGCCAAAGTGCCACATCCCTCACCCGTGCACGTGAGCAATCCACGTTTTCG CTATGCCTCGTATACGAAGAGCAGCGGTCATGAGCTGGCGCCACTGCTGCGTGAGTCCGcctcgccgccgccgccgcgtcGTCCGAGTCCGATGAACATACAGCTAAGCTGCAGCGCtttggcgccgccgccgctcaaAGCTGGTGGTGCCAAGATTGTGCCGCTGACCAGCAAGCATGCATTGCCCAAGAATGCCTACGTTATGCCCAAGGATAAGAAGccagctggcgcagctgcgTCCAGCTCCAGCGCAGGCAAATTGCCCAGCAGcgttaataacaaaagcagcgctgctgctcctgttgctgcCAATGCAGCTGGCAAACCACATTCCAGCGCTTCCAGTCGCAGTTTTCCGCTCttcgctagcagcagcagcagcaacaataacaacaacaacaacaacaata AGGAAAAGGCCGACAACAAGAAAAACGAAAGTGTTGAGCGCAAAAAGAAGGATGAAAAACTCAAGCTGAAAGCTGAAAAGGAAGCCAGAAAG GAGGAGAAACGCCTGGCCAAGGAGGAGGAGCGCCTGGCCAAGCTGCATGCCAAGGAGGAAAAGAAACGTGGCAAGAAGGAGGCCAAGGAGCTGTTATTGGCTAACGATGGCAACAATAAGAAGTAA